In the genome of Rhodoflexus caldus, one region contains:
- a CDS encoding PAS domain S-box protein, with protein MAKKRVSGNAEEQPVESLTAGEPLFIAGVGASAGGLEAISELLSHLPEKAANLAIIVVQHLSPTYKSMLVQLLSKHTVWDVVEIKNGTAVEAGKVYITPPDSEISIEQRILHLSKPLVSVGPKPSIDSFFISLAEDRHQFAIGIILSGTGSDGAKGIKKIKSLGGYVIVQDPQTAKYDGMPIASIETGQADTILPPDKIGEELLAFVEDPENLQRPSTITVRLPEIKTDSLQQIFKLLSKKTGTDFSQYKPTTILRRLEKRLDMLKLVHIDDYLDYIESHPEEAETLFKMILIGVTNFFRDTEAFAELEKYLAKIISSKSPGESIRIWVPGCASGEEPYSIAILLAKMLGSKLGNYNIQIFATDIDDRAIAYARRGSYTEQAMIHVDKAIIDAFFVKEGNEYRLTKRIRSMVLFSKHDVTNNPPFVKLDLISCRNLLIYFSTALQKHVLPLFHYALNPNGYLFLGKSENIGQFSDLFATVDSRNKIFQRKNIASIHSLRFSPFATRLKTTTPAEVQDLPALSIKEMVKETIYNTFDYPYVVINSNMDILEVHGDVRLFLTLQQGTMAANIIKMAQPELQLDLRTHIARAVKERIPVSSPIRKVSFFDKDFLVRTIVKPLIHSRHHEELFMVIFEQQDPEKIVSVVPDKAANFNENDRIVELEQELTATKEQLQSFIEELETSNEELQSLNEELQSANEELQSGNEELETTNEELQSTNEEMQIAYAELRTTNEALESQEKLLRESEKNMRALLNNSLQISMLIDKNYRVIAFNKLANEMTRNTVGKELKQEAVIMEYFPPTELEEFQRNFSKALKGEEVIGERRIFSHQQQRELWYRYKYSPVESETNQIMVVSLSMLDITLERHAQKKQLHNESMITAVFDTTDIGISIADAQGRLVSVNPGLCQILGYEMHELIGQHFTIIIPPEYRKEANERHRFCLEGNKVSGEFKMLHRNGTIIDTFKNKSCITDADDKRFVLTLVRDVTESKKYRNLLEQTQEETGIGGWEYDMVTNHYIWTEETYHIFGAEPSFAPSRESWLNYFEAEAKAHLAQVLDNAIDKGEPFDIELQTIPIQGNRKWVRFTCKPIRLYQKTIRLFGTIQDISKAKQMEQQIRQLSLVASKVGAAVIITDANGYTEWVNESFTRITGYSFEEAKGKKPGQLLQGPKTNPETIVRIREALQKGEPFSEEILNYSKGKQEYWLSLNITPIRNTKGEITNFIAIQQDITARKKQEEQLFAHLEYLQGLLGQMNKYVLPVNRQNREILKILPDVAALLGTNGQSKAVLDDIVNEPFTAQEQKAISAHTITLDKTLRHNKAKVRMTFNNLPATDANIIFVLIEPA; from the coding sequence ATGTTGGTGCAATTGCTGAGTAAGCATACTGTTTGGGATGTAGTTGAAATTAAAAATGGAACGGCGGTAGAAGCAGGAAAGGTTTACATCACACCACCGGACAGTGAAATCAGCATTGAACAGCGCATTTTGCATCTGAGCAAACCGTTGGTTTCCGTGGGGCCTAAGCCCTCTATCGACAGTTTTTTTATTTCACTGGCAGAAGACCGCCATCAGTTTGCCATTGGCATCATTCTTTCGGGAACGGGGTCAGACGGTGCCAAGGGCATTAAAAAAATCAAGTCGTTGGGAGGGTACGTAATTGTGCAAGACCCTCAAACGGCCAAGTACGACGGTATGCCCATTGCTTCCATAGAAACGGGACAAGCGGATACCATTCTGCCACCCGACAAAATCGGTGAGGAATTGTTGGCATTTGTGGAAGACCCGGAAAACCTGCAACGCCCTTCTACCATTACCGTAAGGCTACCCGAAATTAAAACAGACAGTTTACAGCAAATTTTTAAACTGCTTTCCAAAAAAACAGGCACCGATTTTTCGCAGTATAAGCCTACCACCATTCTCAGAAGGCTGGAAAAGCGACTGGATATGCTCAAATTGGTGCATATAGACGACTATCTGGACTATATCGAGTCGCATCCGGAAGAAGCGGAAACACTTTTCAAAATGATTTTGATAGGTGTAACCAATTTTTTCCGCGATACGGAAGCCTTTGCCGAATTGGAAAAATATTTGGCCAAAATTATTTCCTCCAAAAGCCCGGGCGAAAGTATCCGCATTTGGGTGCCCGGCTGCGCCAGCGGCGAAGAACCCTACTCGATTGCTATTTTATTGGCCAAAATGCTGGGCAGCAAACTCGGTAATTACAATATCCAAATATTTGCCACCGACATAGACGACCGCGCCATAGCTTATGCTAGAAGGGGCAGCTACACAGAGCAGGCCATGATTCATGTGGACAAGGCCATTATTGATGCTTTTTTTGTGAAAGAAGGCAACGAATATCGGCTTACCAAACGCATTCGCTCCATGGTGCTTTTCTCTAAGCACGATGTAACCAACAATCCGCCGTTTGTTAAGTTAGACCTTATCAGTTGCCGCAACCTGCTGATTTATTTCAGCACGGCACTGCAAAAGCACGTACTGCCACTGTTTCATTATGCCCTTAACCCCAACGGCTACCTGTTTTTAGGTAAATCGGAGAACATCGGGCAGTTTTCCGATTTATTTGCCACTGTGGACAGCCGCAACAAAATTTTTCAGCGGAAAAATATTGCCAGCATCCACAGCCTGCGGTTCTCCCCTTTTGCCACGCGCCTGAAAACAACAACTCCCGCCGAGGTACAAGACTTGCCCGCATTGTCCATCAAAGAAATGGTGAAGGAAACCATTTACAACACTTTTGACTACCCTTATGTGGTCATTAACAGCAACATGGACATTCTGGAAGTACACGGCGATGTGCGACTCTTCCTCACTCTGCAACAAGGCACTATGGCTGCCAATATTATCAAAATGGCACAACCCGAGTTGCAATTAGACCTGCGCACCCACATTGCGCGTGCCGTGAAAGAACGCATTCCCGTATCATCGCCTATCAGAAAAGTCAGCTTTTTTGACAAAGATTTTTTGGTGCGCACCATTGTAAAGCCTCTGATTCACTCCCGCCATCACGAAGAGCTTTTCATGGTTATTTTTGAACAGCAAGACCCTGAAAAAATTGTCAGCGTAGTACCGGACAAGGCCGCCAATTTTAACGAAAATGACCGTATTGTTGAACTGGAACAGGAACTGACCGCAACCAAGGAGCAACTCCAATCTTTTATTGAAGAATTAGAAACCAGTAATGAAGAGTTGCAGTCGCTCAACGAAGAGTTACAGTCTGCCAACGAAGAGTTGCAGTCGGGCAATGAAGAGTTGGAAACCACCAATGAGGAACTGCAATCGACCAACGAGGAGATGCAGATAGCCTATGCCGAACTGCGCACCACCAACGAAGCGCTGGAATCACAGGAAAAACTCCTGCGCGAATCGGAAAAAAACATGCGTGCGCTGCTCAACAACAGCCTGCAAATCTCTATGCTGATTGACAAAAACTACCGCGTCATTGCTTTTAATAAACTTGCCAACGAAATGACCAGAAATACGGTAGGCAAAGAGTTAAAGCAGGAAGCGGTTATTATGGAATACTTCCCGCCTACGGAATTGGAAGAGTTTCAACGCAATTTTTCCAAAGCCTTGAAAGGCGAAGAAGTCATCGGCGAAAGACGCATATTTTCCCACCAGCAGCAACGCGAACTGTGGTATCGCTACAAATACAGCCCCGTAGAATCGGAAACTAACCAAATTATGGTGGTTTCGCTTTCCATGCTGGATATTACATTAGAACGTCATGCGCAGAAAAAACAACTGCACAACGAAAGCATGATTACCGCCGTGTTTGACACTACCGATATCGGCATCAGCATTGCCGATGCGCAGGGGCGTTTGGTTAGTGTCAATCCGGGCTTGTGCCAAATTCTTGGCTATGAAATGCACGAACTTATCGGGCAGCATTTTACTATCATCATACCGCCCGAATACCGCAAAGAAGCCAACGAACGACATCGCTTTTGCTTAGAAGGCAACAAAGTCAGCGGCGAGTTCAAAATGCTTCACCGCAACGGAACCATCATAGATACTTTCAAAAACAAATCCTGCATTACCGATGCGGACGATAAGCGCTTTGTTTTAACCCTTGTGCGCGATGTTACCGAAAGCAAAAAATACCGCAACTTGCTGGAACAAACACAGGAAGAGACCGGCATAGGCGGCTGGGAATATGATATGGTTACCAACCATTACATATGGACAGAAGAAACTTATCATATTTTCGGTGCAGAGCCGTCATTTGCCCCCTCGCGCGAAAGCTGGCTGAATTATTTTGAGGCAGAGGCCAAAGCACATCTGGCACAAGTGCTTGACAACGCCATAGATAAAGGTGAACCCTTTGACATTGAGTTACAAACCATACCCATTCAGGGCAATCGGAAGTGGGTTAGGTTTACCTGCAAGCCTATCCGCCTCTACCAAAAAACCATTCGCCTATTTGGTACTATCCAAGACATCAGCAAAGCCAAACAGATGGAGCAGCAAATCCGGCAACTCTCGCTGGTGGCAAGCAAGGTAGGCGCAGCCGTCATCATTACCGATGCCAACGGCTACACCGAATGGGTGAATGAAAGTTTTACGCGCATTACGGGCTACAGTTTTGAAGAAGCCAAGGGCAAGAAACCCGGACAGTTGCTGCAAGGCCCTAAAACCAATCCTGAAACCATTGTACGCATTCGCGAAGCGCTGCAAAAAGGCGAGCCGTTCAGCGAAGAAATTCTCAATTACAGCAAAGGCAAACAAGAGTATTGGTTGAGCTTAAATATCACTCCCATACGCAACACGAAAGGAGAAATCACTAATTTTATTGCCATTCAGCAAGACATTACTGCCCGCAAAAAGCAGGAAGAACAACTCTTTGCCCATTTGGAATACCTGCAAGGGCTGCTGGGGCAAATGAACAAATACGTGCTCCCAGTCAATCGGCAAAACAGAGAAATATTGAAGATTTTACCTGATGTTGCAGCGCTCTTAGGGACTAACGGGCAGTCCAAAGCTGTCTTGGATGATATTGTCAATGAACCATTTACGGCGCAGGAACAAAAGGCCATTAGTGCCCACACTATTACCCTTGACAAAACGTTGCGCCACAATAAAGCCAAAGTTCGCATGACATTTAACAACTTGCCCGCAACAGATGCAAATATTATTTTTGTTTTGATTGAACCCGCTTAA